One genomic region from Bradyrhizobium icense encodes:
- the def gene encoding peptide deformylase, whose protein sequence is MAIREIIILPDKQLRLVSKPVEKVTTEIRKLADDMFETMYDAPGIGLAAIQVAQPLRLITMDLAKKDENGETKPKPRVFINPEIISASEELSVYEEGCLSIPEYYEEVERPARVRIRFTDLDGKVHEEDADGLFATCIQHEIDHLNGVLFVDYLSKLKRDRVMKKFTKAAKRAAG, encoded by the coding sequence ATGGCCATCAGAGAAATCATCATCCTGCCGGACAAGCAGTTGCGGCTCGTCTCCAAGCCTGTCGAAAAGGTGACGACGGAGATCCGTAAGCTCGCCGACGACATGTTCGAGACCATGTACGACGCGCCCGGCATCGGGCTCGCGGCGATCCAGGTCGCGCAGCCGCTGCGGCTGATCACCATGGACCTCGCCAAGAAGGACGAGAACGGCGAGACCAAGCCGAAACCGCGGGTGTTCATCAATCCGGAGATCATTTCCGCGTCCGAGGAACTGTCGGTCTACGAGGAAGGTTGTCTCTCGATCCCCGAATATTACGAGGAGGTCGAGCGCCCGGCGCGGGTGCGCATCCGCTTCACCGATCTCGACGGCAAGGTGCACGAGGAAGACGCCGACGGGCTGTTCGCCACCTGCATCCAGCACGAGATCGACCATCTTAACGGCGTGCTGTTCGTCGACTATCTGTCGAAGCTGAAGCGCGACCGCGTGATGAAGAAGTTCACGAAAGCCGCCAAGCGCGCGGCGGGTTAG
- the fmt gene encoding methionyl-tRNA formyltransferase — translation MPLRLIFMGTPDFAVPTLLELVAHGHEVVAVYTRAPKPAGRGMKLQPTPVEQDARRLGIPVLTPTTLRTPEALAEFRAHNADAAVVVAYGMILPQPILDAPRHGCFNLHASLLPRWRGAAPINRAIMEGDAETGVMVMKMDVGLDTGDVAMAERLAITDAMTAADLHDALAPLGADLMVRAMGGLERGGLQLQKQSEEGVTYAAKIDKAEARIDWKRPAREVLRHVHGLSPFPGAWCEIAGDGEPARIKILRCEPAKGAGAPGEVLDDGLTIACGDGAIRILELQREGKARMKAADFLRGTPLKAGAGFS, via the coding sequence ATGCCACTCCGCTTGATCTTCATGGGCACGCCCGACTTCGCGGTGCCGACGCTGCTCGAACTCGTGGCCCATGGCCACGAGGTCGTGGCCGTCTATACCCGCGCGCCAAAACCGGCCGGGCGCGGCATGAAGTTGCAGCCGACACCGGTCGAGCAGGATGCGCGCCGGCTCGGGATTCCCGTGCTGACGCCGACGACGCTGAGAACGCCGGAAGCGCTGGCCGAATTCCGCGCGCACAATGCCGACGCCGCCGTCGTCGTCGCCTACGGCATGATCCTGCCGCAACCCATTCTCGACGCGCCGCGCCACGGCTGCTTCAACCTGCACGCTTCGCTGTTGCCGCGCTGGCGCGGCGCCGCCCCGATCAACCGCGCCATCATGGAAGGCGATGCAGAGACCGGCGTGATGGTGATGAAGATGGATGTTGGCCTCGACACCGGCGACGTCGCGATGGCCGAGCGGCTCGCGATCACGGACGCCATGACGGCGGCCGACCTGCACGACGCGCTGGCGCCGCTCGGCGCGGATTTGATGGTGCGCGCGATGGGCGGGCTCGAGCGCGGCGGGCTGCAGCTCCAAAAGCAGAGCGAAGAAGGCGTGACCTACGCCGCCAAGATCGACAAGGCCGAGGCGCGAATCGACTGGAAGCGGCCGGCACGCGAGGTGCTGCGGCATGTTCACGGGCTGTCGCCCTTTCCCGGCGCCTGGTGTGAGATCGCGGGTGACGGCGAGCCGGCGCGGATCAAGATCCTGCGCTGCGAGCCGGCGAAGGGAGCCGGCGCGCCCGGCGAGGTGCTCGACGATGGTTTGACGATCGCCTGTGGCGACGGCGCGATCCGCATTCTGGAACTGCAACGCGAAGGCAAGGCACGGATGAAGGCCGCAGATTTCCTGCGCGGCACGCCGCTGAAGGCTGGTGCGGGGTTCTCTTAA